The genomic stretch TACCATTTCCCATGAGTTGAAAACTCCGATTTCTGCTATAAAAATGGGTGTTCAATTACTGGGAAACCAGAAATTCGGAGCGTTGAATGAACAACAGCAGGAACTGTTGAAGAGCATCAATGAAGATGGGCAGCGTTTATTGGATATTACGGGTGAACTTCTTAATCTTTCACAGGTGGAATCCGGAAACATCAGACTTACTGTTGAAAAATGCTTTCCTAAGGAAATTGTACAGACCGCCGTGAAAAACGTTGAAAAACTGGCAGAACAGAAGAATATATCAATTCAAACTGAATATCAGTTAGAAGATACTGATTTTGTAACCGCTGATTTTGATAAAACGGTCTGGGTAATGAATAATTTCCTGACTAATGCCATAAAACATTCTTTCCAGGATGAAGAAATTAAAGTTCTTGTACAAAGGATAGAGGATTTTATCCAGTTTAATATTATTGACACAGGAAGTGGAATTGATGAAAAATATCACCGTCAGATCTTTGACCGCTACTTCCAGGTTCCGGGAGAACATCAGAATGGAACAGGTCTTGGATTGGCCATTTCAAAGAATTTTATTGAAAAACAGAACGGTGAGATTGGAGTAAACAGTGCTTTAAATAACGGAAGTACATTTTATTTCAGACTTCCTATTGCTTAAAGTTTTCTATATTTGAATCACATCAAATATAGAGACAAAGAGTATATGAAAGAACATCATTTTTATTCCAATAAAATTAAAAGCATTATTCTGCTTGTTATTTCATCTGTTTTTACAATAGGTCTTTCTCAACTTAATCTCGAAGATGAAAGTCTCTTTGTAATCGTGATGCTTTCTCTTGGGATTACTCTTTTTTCATTTGGAATACTTTATTCTATATTACTGTTGGTTCGAACAGAACCTTTATTAACGGTAACGGATAAGCAAATCATAGTTTATAATGTAGTAAGAAAACCTACTTTCATCCGTTTTGACGATGTAGCCTTATTTTTTATATCAGATATGCGGCATTATGGGATTAAAACTTCAGAATATATTTATGTTATTATGAAGAAACCTAAAGAAAATATGAATGTTGTAGATAAGGTAGCTTTAACAGTATTTCCTCATTTTAAAGGAATCCGCTATAGTATTCAGACTGATATGTTGAATGTAAAAGCAAAGGTTCTACTGGAGCTGTTGAATAGCAGAATAAGACCTTATAATTTGTAGGATAAGGCGAGCTGATTTTAATCAATGGTATTTATTTTATATTTGTGACCAAATTAACGAAATGAAAAAAATCATCAGCTTATTAGCTATCGTGATCTGTATAATTTCGAATGTCAATCTTTCTGCACAGACATTTAGTTTAGAGAAGTTTGCAGCATTCAATAGACTGGGAATGGCTGATTTCAAAAAGGAAATGAAAAGCCTTAATTACAGGTTTTATGATAAAACAGAAGGATTAGGATTTGTTCTATCCGAATATGAAGCTCCCGATTATCAATCCAAAATCGGAAAATTTGAATATAAAGACCAGTCCGATGACAGGATTGAGTATGAATTCAAAAGTAAAAAAGAATATGATGAATATGTTAAAATCATTTTGAAATCCGGTTACGAGGAAACTGAAAAAGGGAAGACAATGACTAAAGATTCTTATGTAGATTATTTTAAAAATAAAGAACACATTAGACTGGTTACCCCTAAAGCGGGAGAAAACACTCCTTATACAATTCTTATTTTTAAATAAATTCCTGTATAACATAAAAGGCTGCGTGAACTACTCGCAGCCTTTATTATTATGTTTTTAAGCTTATTCTTTTATGAATTTCTGCACAGAGACTTTATCTTTTAAGAATAACTTAATCATATAGTTTCCTTTAGGAAGATCCGAAACATTGATGGAATCTTCTTTTACTCCCATAGAAGTAATAATTCTTCCGGCTGTATCATAAATTTCAACTTTAGCCACTTTATTTATAGATGTAATATACAATATGTCTTTTACCGGGTTAGGGTAAATACTGATTGTATTTTTATCATTCTTAACCTCTGAAGTAGACAATGTTCCTTGAATGGATGTTGTATAGGTATTGGTAACAATAGGAGCATTGTAATCAAAATAGATGTTAGCCGTATTACTGAAAGAGTCTCCAGCATTCAAAGTGGATTTTGTCTTTATTTTAAAGGCAACATATCCATCATTATTAGCATCATCAAAAGGCAGTTGAATATTTTCAAAGATAAATTCTACGATATTAGGATTTGTTACTCTTGTAACATAGCTGTGGCTTCCGTTTAACGCAACTAAAGAGGAAATATCAAACTTTGAAGTGTCAATTTCATCTTTTACTACAATATTTCTGGCATTGGCTGTCCCTGTATTTTCAAATCGAATCAGATAATGAACATAGTCTCCCACCTGGGTTTTTGCAATAGAAGTTCCTTCAATACAGGTTTTGTCATTAGGATCAAAAGAATTGACAACCGTTTGGTTTAAAGTGAAATTATTATCAGCCGGATTTTCATCTGTTGCCCCGTTGATTTGTGCTGTATAATGCAGAATATCTCCACCATTCACTGCAGGAGTTTGTGTAGGTGTATTTAATTTTAGAGTAACTGTGATTTCTCTTGTTTCAAAAGGAAGAAGATTGGTGAAATTCCAGTTCAATGTTCCGGAAGATTGAGAGGATGGGGAAAGCGTAGCATTCATATAATCAGTAATATTCTCATTATAATTAAATACCAGAGTGCCTGATTGTGTGGTATTCCCTTTGTTTTTGTAAACAATCTTATATTTTGATTCAAAGCCAGGTGAAGCTGCAGTTACAGGTACAATTACTGTTTCTAAATCATTATGAACACCATTCGGAGTTATGCAGAAATTTTGAATAAATGGACTTGTCTGTTGAGGAAAGTTAGCTGTAAAACTTGTAGGAGAAATATTGAAGTATGCCGGGTTTTCAAGTACCGGAGTCACAGTATGACTGCCTGGCTGTACTGAAAGAGAAAAATCTCCGGATGTATTGGCAATCATAGTTCCTGTAACTCCACCTCCTGTTATGCTGAACTTTTGGAAAGCTTTGTTGGCATCATTGGCATCGCAGCCATTATTATTGCCATCTACCTTTGTATTCCCCTGAATGTTATAAAATGTACCTCCAGGAGTAAATGAACAGTATGAGTTGACAACACATGTATTTACAGATGGTAATAAAGAAATAATGTTAGGAATTTCAAAATCATCAGCACAGATATAAACAAGGCTTGGGGTATCCGTGAAGCTTGAAGTATTAGTAGGAGTAGAACCTAAATTATGAATTCCATTTTTAATGAACAATGATTGAAGAAAAGGATTCTTATCACAATAGAAGCTTGTAAGGTTTTTATTTTGTGACAAATCAATGGTGATAAACTTGTTGAGACTGACCCCCAAGGCTTCTAATTTTGGAAAACCACTGAAATCAAGTGTGCTGATTTGGTTTTGTGTTAGGGTCAGAAATTTTAAATTAGGGGTTTGATTTATAGGTATTGTCTGAAGCTTATTCAATGCTAAGTTTAAGGAGTTGAGATTCGTATTATTATTCAAATAGATATTCTCAAGTTGACATTGTAATATACTCACATCATATAAATTTGTTAGTCCGGATAAATTAATGGAAGCTATCTTACTGGCAAAGATCTCCATATCATGTAGCTGGCTGCACCCTTGAAGGTTTAATGATGAAAGGACATAGCATCTGCTAACTTCCAGGTTATATAATAGGGTATTATTACTCAAATCTAAGGTCTGTAATAATGGAAGACCATCTATATCAAGAGAAGTCAGATTGGTAAAGCTTTGTATTCCTTCCATTGAAACGAGGTTACTGAACAGTTGAGAATAATTAGCCGGAAAATAAGTTACTCGGATGTTTAGTTTTGAAATATTGGCTGCTTCAGATAATTGAATCTCTCCATCATGGTTTTTATCAATGATAGTAAGATTATTCATAAGATCAAAAGCCATAACAGCATTAGGTACATTAGATAACAGAATACTTTTGAAATTGGCATCAGGAATATTAACAATCTGCGCTTGCAGAGCGGAAAACATAGTCATTAGAAAGACTAGGTAGAGTTTTTTCATGGGATAGTTTAATTTTTAGCAAATGTAAACTTTTAAAGAATTACTTTGAGATTTTTTTAATGCCGTTTTTCTATTTGATATTGAGTGTTTTATAGGTTTTAAAATAATAAAGGCTGCGAAAACTATTCGCAGCCTGTTATCATGTAAGTTGGTATGTAAATTCTTTACTGTTTCTCAATCAGATCCAGAAACTGTTGCTCATCCAGAATCGTAATTGTTCCGATGTCCTGAGCTTTTTTCAGCTTGCTTCCTGCTTTTTCCCCAACTACAAGGTAATTAAGGTTTTTAGAAACTGCAGAAATATTTTTTCCACCATGTTTCTCTACCATTTCTTCGGCTGCTTCTCTGGTGAATAGGGATAATTTACCAGTGAAAAGGAAGGTTTTTCCTTCTAAAACATTAGATAATACTTCATTGGTGCTTTCTCCTTTTTCAAGCTGTACTCCATAAGATTTCAAACGTTCGATCATCAATATGTTTTCAGAATTCTGGAAGAACTCTACAATGCTTACGGCAATTTTAGCCCCAATATCTTCTACCTGGCAAAGTTCTTCCACAGAAGCATTCTTTAATTCCTCAATAGTAGGGAAGTTTTTCACCAGTTTTTTGGCAACCGTTTCTCCTACATGTTTGATCCCAATCCCGTACAACACTTTTTCAAATGGAATCTCTTTTGATTTTTCAATTCCTGTGATGATGTTTTGGGCAGATTTCTCCGCCATTCTTTCTAGCGGAAGAAGTTGTTCTTTGGTTAAAACATAGAAATCAGCAGGATTTTCAATCAGTTTTTCCCTGTAAAGCTGTTCTATGGTTTCGCTTCCCAGATTGTCAATATTTAATGCCTTTCTTGAAACATAATGAATCATTCTTCCTACCACCTGTGGTGGACAGTGAAGTTCATTCGGGCAGAAATGAATGGCCTGGTCCTCAATTTTTACCAGCTCAGTTCCACATTCCGGGCAGTGATTGATATATTCTATTTCTCGGCTTTCATCAGTTCTTTTATCCGTATTTACCCCAACGATCTTTGGAATGATTTCTCCACCTTTTTCCACATACACAAAATCATTTTCATGAAGGTCAAGTTTTTTGATGATATCTTCATTATGCAGAGATGCTCTTTTTACAATTGTTCCAGCCAATAAAACAGGTTTTAGGTTGGCAACGGGAGTAATAGCTCCGGTTCTTCCCACTTGATAAGAAACACTTTGAAGTTCAGTTTCTACTTTTTCAGCCTTAAATTTATAGGCCATCGCCCAGCGTGGAGACTTGGCCGTATACCCAAGCTGTCTTTGCTGTTGTAAAGAATTCACTTTTAATACAATTCCATCAATTTCGAAAGGCAGATTGTGACGTTCCGCATCCCAGAATGTAATAAATTCCTTTACCTCATCTAATGTTCTGCAAAGTTTTGCCTGTTGTGATGTTTTGAATCCCCAGCTTTGTGCCTTCTGAAGCAATTCCCAATGAGTTTCCGCAGGAATTTCATCAGAAATAAACTGGTATAATACAGAAGAAAGTGAACGTTTCCTAACCTCAGCACTGTCCTGCATTTTCAAACTTCCACTTGCCGTATTTCTAGGGTTCATGAACGGGTCCAGTCCTTCCTCTTCACGAAGTGCATTCAGTTTGTCAAAATTCTTTCTTGTTAAATAAATCTCACCACGCATAAAGAATTGAGAAGGGAAATCACCTTTCAACTTTAATGGAATATCAGAAATGGTACGCACATTCGGAGTGATCTCATCACCTTGGAAGCCATCACCGCGGGTTACAGCCTGAGTCAGCTTTCCGTTTTCATAAAGAATAGAGATTGATGCTCCGTCATATTTTAATTCGGCTACAAATTCTACTGGTCCATCAATGGTTTTGATAATTCTTTT from Chryseobacterium indologenes encodes the following:
- a CDS encoding STM3941 family protein, with the translated sequence MKEHHFYSNKIKSIILLVISSVFTIGLSQLNLEDESLFVIVMLSLGITLFSFGILYSILLLVRTEPLLTVTDKQIIVYNVVRKPTFIRFDDVALFFISDMRHYGIKTSEYIYVIMKKPKENMNVVDKVALTVFPHFKGIRYSIQTDMLNVKAKVLLELLNSRIRPYNL
- a CDS encoding T9SS type A sorting domain-containing protein, which codes for MKKLYLVFLMTMFSALQAQIVNIPDANFKSILLSNVPNAVMAFDLMNNLTIIDKNHDGEIQLSEAANISKLNIRVTYFPANYSQLFSNLVSMEGIQSFTNLTSLDIDGLPLLQTLDLSNNTLLYNLEVSRCYVLSSLNLQGCSQLHDMEIFASKIASINLSGLTNLYDVSILQCQLENIYLNNNTNLNSLNLALNKLQTIPINQTPNLKFLTLTQNQISTLDFSGFPKLEALGVSLNKFITIDLSQNKNLTSFYCDKNPFLQSLFIKNGIHNLGSTPTNTSSFTDTPSLVYICADDFEIPNIISLLPSVNTCVVNSYCSFTPGGTFYNIQGNTKVDGNNNGCDANDANKAFQKFSITGGGVTGTMIANTSGDFSLSVQPGSHTVTPVLENPAYFNISPTSFTANFPQQTSPFIQNFCITPNGVHNDLETVIVPVTAASPGFESKYKIVYKNKGNTTQSGTLVFNYNENITDYMNATLSPSSQSSGTLNWNFTNLLPFETREITVTLKLNTPTQTPAVNGGDILHYTAQINGATDENPADNNFTLNQTVVNSFDPNDKTCIEGTSIAKTQVGDYVHYLIRFENTGTANARNIVVKDEIDTSKFDISSLVALNGSHSYVTRVTNPNIVEFIFENIQLPFDDANNDGYVAFKIKTKSTLNAGDSFSNTANIYFDYNAPIVTNTYTTSIQGTLSTSEVKNDKNTISIYPNPVKDILYITSINKVAKVEIYDTAGRIITSMGVKEDSINVSDLPKGNYMIKLFLKDKVSVQKFIKE
- the ligA gene encoding NAD-dependent DNA ligase LigA; protein product: MSENIQQKIEQLRKELHQHNESYYLLDTPTITDYEFDMLLEELQDLEAKHPEFYDENSPTMRVGGGITKVFPTIQHKFRMYSLDNSYDFDDLEDWEKRIIKTIDGPVEFVAELKYDGASISILYENGKLTQAVTRGDGFQGDEITPNVRTISDIPLKLKGDFPSQFFMRGEIYLTRKNFDKLNALREEEGLDPFMNPRNTASGSLKMQDSAEVRKRSLSSVLYQFISDEIPAETHWELLQKAQSWGFKTSQQAKLCRTLDEVKEFITFWDAERHNLPFEIDGIVLKVNSLQQQRQLGYTAKSPRWAMAYKFKAEKVETELQSVSYQVGRTGAITPVANLKPVLLAGTIVKRASLHNEDIIKKLDLHENDFVYVEKGGEIIPKIVGVNTDKRTDESREIEYINHCPECGTELVKIEDQAIHFCPNELHCPPQVVGRMIHYVSRKALNIDNLGSETIEQLYREKLIENPADFYVLTKEQLLPLERMAEKSAQNIITGIEKSKEIPFEKVLYGIGIKHVGETVAKKLVKNFPTIEELKNASVEELCQVEDIGAKIAVSIVEFFQNSENILMIERLKSYGVQLEKGESTNEVLSNVLEGKTFLFTGKLSLFTREAAEEMVEKHGGKNISAVSKNLNYLVVGEKAGSKLKKAQDIGTITILDEQQFLDLIEKQ